The following are from one region of the Cytobacillus firmus genome:
- a CDS encoding ABC transporter substrate-binding protein — protein MKKVWKGLLAATLMAGMLAGCSGSSEEASSVKKGGTVKIGGIFDLTGGTGDVGTPYAEGEKAFFESIAGEEVNGYKLELIGDDYAYKIPEAQKLYQKLKSKDKVSAILGWGTGDTEALRQQVAADKLPFISASYSENLKNIDESPYNFLAAASYSDQARSVLKWIKDNHTGGTPTVALIYNDTAFGKSPIEDAKNYAKDNGIEIVDEQIVDLKTLDATSQLLNMEKKNPDYAIINQTWGATATILKDAKKLGLDTQFIGLNWATGEGLLPIAGDAAEGFIGVVTHAFPYEDLPGMEEIKKFVESKGEKLEDKNQKFIQGWVSAKIMVEGMKLAEDPTSGEGIRAGLEKISNLDLGGLAAPVTFSPENHAGTNQIRLAEVKNGQFEVFTDYIGY, from the coding sequence ATGAAGAAGGTTTGGAAAGGTTTATTGGCAGCAACATTAATGGCTGGAATGCTGGCTGGCTGTTCAGGAAGCAGCGAGGAGGCATCATCTGTCAAGAAAGGCGGCACTGTCAAAATCGGCGGTATCTTTGATCTTACTGGCGGTACTGGTGATGTAGGAACACCATATGCAGAAGGTGAAAAAGCATTTTTCGAATCCATAGCAGGCGAGGAGGTTAACGGCTATAAGCTCGAATTAATTGGTGATGACTATGCTTATAAAATTCCGGAAGCCCAAAAACTGTATCAGAAATTAAAATCAAAAGATAAAGTATCGGCTATTTTAGGATGGGGTACGGGTGACACAGAAGCCCTTCGACAGCAGGTGGCGGCTGACAAACTTCCATTCATTTCGGCTTCATACTCAGAGAACCTGAAAAATATTGACGAAAGCCCATATAACTTCCTGGCTGCGGCTTCCTACTCCGATCAGGCAAGATCTGTTCTGAAATGGATAAAAGACAATCACACTGGCGGCACACCGACTGTAGCATTAATTTACAATGATACAGCTTTTGGCAAATCGCCAATTGAAGATGCTAAAAATTATGCCAAGGATAATGGCATTGAAATTGTAGATGAACAAATTGTTGACCTGAAAACACTTGATGCAACCTCCCAATTACTGAATATGGAAAAGAAAAATCCTGATTATGCGATTATCAATCAAACCTGGGGTGCAACAGCAACGATTCTAAAAGATGCTAAAAAGCTTGGTTTAGATACACAATTTATCGGTTTAAACTGGGCTACCGGTGAAGGCTTGCTTCCTATTGCCGGTGATGCGGCTGAAGGATTTATCGGGGTCGTCACACATGCCTTCCCATATGAAGATCTGCCTGGAATGGAAGAAATCAAGAAGTTCGTAGAAAGCAAGGGTGAAAAGCTGGAAGACAAGAACCAAAAGTTTATCCAGGGGTGGGTGTCCGCCAAAATCATGGTTGAAGGCATGAAGCTTGCTGAAGATCCGACTTCAGGCGAAGGCATCCGTGCAGGCCTGGAGAAGATTTCAAATCTGGATCTTGGCGGTTTAGCCGCTCCGGTTACTTTTTCACCTGAAAATCATGCTGGTACAAACCAAATCCGCCTGGCAGAAGTGAAGAACGGCCAGTTTGAAGTGTTCACTGATTATATAGGCTACTAA
- a CDS encoding phenylacetate--CoA ligase family protein: protein MEKLKEVIQHAYDNAIGFKSQIDDAHISLSDILSLEDLQKIPVLKKDRLPDLQSADQPFGGFAAVKPNEMTRIFMSPGPIYDPQTTEKDFWRFAEALSAAGFNSNDIVQNTFSYHLSPAGFMFDSALRELGATVIPAGTGNRELQIQIMKDIRVTGYVGTPSFFNLLLDALEEKGWKMGNDVVLNKAFFTAEMLTEQMRKRCEDNGISVYEGYGTADCGCIAFEDKQGPGLRITDSAIVQICDPQTGWEVSDGEGEVVVTLFDKSYPLIRFGTGDLSRWVKGYEGKRIAGVLGRVSDGVKVKGMFVREKQLAQVLNEAGYPVFQAVVTNEQGQDQIKIFVESVEELNPELALKIQNVIRVKPILELIASGSIKKDDKKLVDKRNYELKKV, encoded by the coding sequence GTGGAAAAGCTGAAGGAAGTGATCCAGCATGCCTATGACAATGCCATAGGATTTAAAAGTCAGATAGATGATGCACATATTTCTCTAAGTGATATTCTATCCCTAGAAGATTTACAAAAAATTCCCGTGCTTAAAAAAGATCGATTGCCGGATTTGCAATCTGCAGACCAGCCCTTCGGAGGGTTTGCCGCTGTAAAGCCTAATGAGATGACACGAATCTTTATGTCACCAGGACCAATTTATGATCCGCAAACCACCGAGAAGGATTTTTGGCGTTTCGCAGAAGCTCTCAGTGCAGCTGGGTTTAACAGTAATGATATTGTACAGAATACATTTTCCTATCATCTTTCACCGGCAGGCTTTATGTTTGACTCGGCACTCCGTGAATTAGGAGCAACTGTCATACCGGCGGGAACCGGGAATCGGGAACTGCAGATTCAGATCATGAAGGATATCAGGGTAACCGGCTATGTGGGAACTCCCAGCTTCTTTAACCTTTTGCTTGATGCCCTTGAAGAAAAGGGATGGAAAATGGGAAATGATGTTGTCTTGAACAAAGCTTTCTTTACTGCTGAAATGCTGACTGAACAAATGCGGAAAAGGTGTGAAGACAATGGGATTTCCGTATATGAAGGTTATGGGACTGCGGATTGCGGATGTATTGCATTTGAAGACAAGCAGGGCCCTGGGTTAAGAATAACTGATTCTGCCATCGTGCAAATCTGTGACCCGCAGACTGGATGGGAGGTTTCAGATGGAGAAGGAGAAGTGGTTGTCACTCTATTTGATAAAAGCTATCCGCTGATCCGCTTTGGCACAGGCGACCTCTCCCGCTGGGTTAAAGGGTACGAGGGAAAAAGGATTGCAGGAGTGCTGGGGCGTGTTAGTGATGGAGTAAAGGTAAAAGGAATGTTTGTAAGAGAAAAACAGCTTGCACAGGTCTTGAATGAAGCAGGGTATCCGGTTTTCCAGGCTGTGGTAACAAATGAGCAGGGGCAGGATCAGATTAAGATTTTCGTAGAATCAGTAGAGGAATTAAACCCTGAGCTTGCTTTAAAGATCCAGAATGTGATCAGGGTTAAGCCAATACTTGAATTAATAGCGTCAGGCTCTATTAAAAAGGATGATAAGAAGCTGGTCGATAAGCGGAATTACGAATTAAAAAAGGTGTAG
- a CDS encoding class I SAM-dependent methyltransferase, producing the protein MSSLFPSLYDLAMQPLEKRKFRKIRSQLLSKAEGRVLEVGAGTGINFPLYKKAEQVDAIEPSQAMIEKSILRKNTAAVPIQIHRQSAENLEFADKTFDSAVAALVFCTIPNPDKALAEIRRVCKPKAKILFFEHVKMEQPALAFAQEALNPLWKRICDGCHLNRDTLLAIQKSGMQVTNVTSYYKGLFLVIECENSGGS; encoded by the coding sequence TTGAGCAGCTTATTCCCATCCCTATATGATTTGGCCATGCAGCCACTTGAAAAAAGAAAATTCCGGAAAATCAGAAGTCAACTTCTTTCAAAGGCGGAGGGCCGGGTACTCGAAGTTGGTGCCGGCACAGGCATTAACTTCCCATTATACAAAAAAGCTGAGCAGGTCGATGCCATTGAACCGAGCCAGGCAATGATTGAAAAATCTATTTTACGAAAGAATACGGCTGCAGTACCTATCCAAATTCATCGGCAGTCTGCTGAAAATCTAGAATTTGCGGACAAAACATTTGATTCAGCAGTTGCCGCTCTTGTATTCTGTACGATACCAAATCCTGACAAAGCACTCGCGGAAATCAGACGAGTCTGTAAGCCGAAGGCAAAAATACTATTCTTTGAGCATGTTAAAATGGAGCAGCCCGCTCTGGCATTTGCCCAGGAAGCCCTAAACCCTCTATGGAAACGAATTTGTGACGGCTGCCACCTAAACCGTGATACACTTCTGGCTATTCAGAAATCCGGCATGCAGGTTACGAACGTGACTTCCTATTATAAAGGATTGTTTCTGGTAATAGAGTGTGAAAATAGCGGTGGCAGCTGA
- a CDS encoding ArsR/SmtB family transcription factor, with product MGASARKHDVFQAIADPTRREVLRLLAEKERPISEISAHFPISRTAISKHLQILSEAELVKGKKAGRERIYHLQPEPLTELKQWLSYYEQYWNNKLQKLKYIVEEENE from the coding sequence ATGGGTGCTTCTGCCAGGAAACATGATGTGTTTCAGGCAATCGCCGATCCAACGAGGAGAGAAGTATTAAGGCTGCTGGCTGAAAAAGAACGCCCGATCTCAGAGATAAGTGCTCATTTTCCCATAAGCCGGACCGCCATATCAAAACATCTTCAAATCCTTTCTGAAGCTGAGTTAGTAAAAGGGAAAAAGGCAGGCAGAGAAAGAATCTACCATCTCCAGCCTGAGCCGCTGACAGAATTGAAGCAATGGCTTTCCTATTATGAACAATACTGGAATAATAAGCTGCAAAAACTTAAATATATAGTTGAAGAAGAAAATGAGTGA
- a CDS encoding branched-chain amino acid ABC transporter permease, giving the protein MRNPFVMDCGEFHVNYKQDMAIWKITRVRMRVFILLAVFAFFPVFASDYIIGLATLCGIAAIGAIGLNILTGFTGQISIGVGAFLGVGGYTSAILTAKLGLSFWIAMPTAGIVTAIVGGLFGLPSLRLKGLYLAIATLAAQVIILFVISRWDALTGGTAGMVLSRPELGSFVFYSEQSYYYLMFVVLIITAIFTLNLFRSRVGRAFIAVRDRDVAAEVMGIDLFKYKVLAFIVSSFFVGIAGALLGHYTMVVSPELYSITVSIEYLAIILVGGLGSVFGSIYGAVFITLLPVVLRSGVELMSGVFPDLSAVLIGMKEVVFGLVIILFLIYEPQGLAKIWKNIKDYFKLWPFSY; this is encoded by the coding sequence ATGAGAAATCCTTTTGTAATGGATTGTGGAGAGTTCCATGTGAATTATAAACAAGATATGGCTATCTGGAAGATAACCAGAGTAAGGATGCGCGTATTCATTCTTCTGGCTGTATTTGCATTCTTCCCGGTGTTTGCATCCGATTATATCATTGGGCTGGCTACGCTTTGCGGAATTGCCGCTATTGGTGCGATTGGACTGAATATACTGACGGGCTTTACAGGCCAGATTTCCATAGGGGTAGGCGCCTTTCTGGGGGTAGGCGGGTATACATCGGCCATTCTGACAGCAAAGCTGGGATTAAGCTTTTGGATTGCCATGCCGACAGCCGGTATTGTGACGGCGATTGTAGGCGGACTATTTGGACTGCCATCCTTAAGACTAAAAGGATTATATTTGGCGATTGCTACCCTTGCAGCACAGGTAATCATTTTGTTTGTTATTTCCCGCTGGGATGCGCTGACTGGCGGAACAGCCGGAATGGTCCTATCCAGGCCTGAACTTGGCAGTTTTGTCTTTTACAGTGAACAGAGCTATTACTATCTTATGTTTGTGGTGCTGATTATTACGGCTATCTTCACCCTGAACCTCTTCAGGTCAAGGGTCGGCAGGGCATTCATAGCAGTCCGTGACCGTGATGTGGCGGCAGAGGTTATGGGTATCGATTTGTTTAAATATAAAGTATTGGCATTTATTGTAAGTTCATTCTTTGTTGGCATTGCCGGTGCTTTACTGGGCCATTATACAATGGTTGTAAGTCCTGAGCTTTATAGCATTACAGTATCTATCGAATACTTAGCAATCATACTGGTCGGTGGTCTGGGCAGCGTATTCGGGTCTATTTACGGAGCAGTATTTATCACGTTGCTTCCGGTTGTCCTAAGATCGGGTGTAGAACTGATGAGCGGGGTTTTTCCCGACTTATCAGCTGTCTTAATTGGAATGAAAGAAGTAGTATTCGGCCTTGTGATTATCTTATTCCTGATCTATGAACCGCAGGGTCTGGCGAAAATATGGAAAAACATCAAAGACTATTTTAAACTGTGGCCGTTTTCCTATTAA
- a CDS encoding ABC transporter ATP-binding protein: MLTINNVEVMYDNVILVLKGMSMVVPKGKIVALLGSNGAGKTTTLKAISGLLKSENGEVTDGFIELYGERIDVSDAETIVKKGIFQCMEGRRVFKHLSVEDNLIAGAHTRKDRKNIKSDIQKVYHYFPKLEMLKHRQAGYLSGGEQQMLAIGRGIMAKPKVLLLDEPSLGLAPLLVKEIFGIIKKINEEEGTTILVVEQNANVALSIADYGYIMENGRIVMDGTVDRLLSNQDVREFYLGMGDKGRKSYKDIKSYKRRKRWL; encoded by the coding sequence ATGCTGACAATAAACAATGTCGAAGTGATGTACGATAACGTCATCCTTGTATTAAAAGGGATGTCGATGGTGGTGCCAAAAGGAAAAATTGTTGCTTTGCTCGGCAGCAATGGCGCCGGGAAAACGACCACTCTTAAGGCGATTTCAGGCCTCTTGAAAAGTGAAAACGGTGAAGTGACGGATGGGTTTATCGAGCTTTATGGGGAGCGCATTGATGTAAGCGATGCTGAAACCATCGTAAAGAAAGGCATTTTTCAGTGCATGGAAGGAAGACGGGTGTTCAAGCACCTTTCTGTGGAAGATAACCTGATCGCAGGTGCACATACCAGGAAAGACCGGAAGAATATTAAAAGTGATATCCAAAAAGTCTATCATTACTTTCCAAAGCTTGAAATGCTGAAGCACAGGCAGGCCGGTTATCTGTCAGGAGGAGAGCAGCAAATGCTGGCCATTGGCAGGGGAATCATGGCAAAGCCAAAGGTGCTGCTTCTCGATGAACCTTCATTAGGACTGGCCCCTCTATTAGTAAAAGAGATTTTCGGGATCATAAAAAAAATCAATGAAGAAGAGGGGACCACGATCCTGGTAGTGGAGCAGAATGCCAATGTTGCCTTATCGATTGCCGATTATGGATACATCATGGAAAACGGCCGGATTGTGATGGATGGAACGGTGGATCGGCTTCTTTCCAATCAGGATGTGCGAGAATTTTACCTTGGAATGGGGGATAAAGGACGGAAAAGCTATAAAGATATTAAATCTTATAAAAGAAGAAAGAGGTGGCTGTAG
- a CDS encoding SRPBCC family protein — protein METLQDIKQTVILNAPIEKVWKTVSTSEGIEAWFMPNDFKAELGYEFHIQSPFGPSPCKVTELDEPNRLSFKWDTDGWFVSFLLKDLGGKTEFTLIHGGWKQSDELVEKAQAESAVIRERMSQGWTGILAKLGKVVEE, from the coding sequence ATGGAAACACTTCAGGATATTAAACAAACAGTTATACTTAATGCGCCGATTGAAAAAGTTTGGAAGACAGTCTCTACTTCGGAAGGGATCGAAGCCTGGTTTATGCCAAATGATTTTAAGGCTGAGCTGGGCTATGAATTTCATATTCAGTCCCCATTTGGTCCTTCCCCGTGTAAGGTTACAGAACTGGATGAGCCTAACCGGCTTTCTTTTAAATGGGATACAGATGGATGGTTTGTATCTTTCCTATTGAAAGATTTGGGCGGCAAAACTGAATTTACTCTTATACATGGCGGCTGGAAACAGTCAGATGAACTGGTTGAGAAAGCTCAAGCTGAGAGTGCGGTTATCCGTGAAAGAATGTCACAGGGATGGACTGGAATTCTTGCGAAGCTTGGCAAGGTTGTTGAGGAATAA
- a CDS encoding DUF169 domain-containing protein: MMQETIQAQKLSDLETAILTYVRPDTFPLAIRVLKKDEELPDRIKRPARDFGKTFSICQGVTMSRRYGWSIAMGKEDLSCPIAKIAFGFEEELDYYSKGSLTDGMYTKTCDLGALTEAAVPKFSKEEAGTVLIAPLGRAAFEPEVITVYGNSAQVMRMVAAALYHTGGEITSTFTARVDCADIVIKTIKTGKPQVILPCYGDRVFGQTHDHEMAFTIPFSMADEFAEGLKQTHKGGVRYPVPTYLQYEAKYPDTYEKLNEMFDSLP, translated from the coding sequence ATGATGCAGGAAACGATTCAAGCCCAAAAACTTTCTGATCTGGAAACTGCGATTCTTACATATGTGAGACCCGATACTTTTCCGCTGGCTATAAGAGTTTTAAAAAAAGACGAGGAATTGCCGGACAGGATAAAACGTCCGGCAAGAGACTTTGGCAAAACATTCAGCATCTGTCAGGGTGTGACAATGTCTAGAAGATATGGCTGGTCCATTGCCATGGGCAAAGAAGACTTATCATGCCCAATTGCCAAAATCGCTTTTGGATTTGAAGAGGAACTGGACTATTACTCAAAAGGAAGCTTAACAGATGGCATGTATACAAAAACCTGTGACCTTGGTGCCTTAACCGAAGCGGCAGTTCCTAAATTTTCAAAAGAGGAAGCCGGAACGGTATTAATCGCTCCTCTGGGGAGAGCAGCATTTGAACCGGAAGTAATCACGGTTTATGGAAATTCAGCCCAAGTCATGAGAATGGTTGCGGCTGCCCTCTATCATACGGGCGGTGAAATTACATCCACTTTTACGGCTAGGGTCGACTGTGCCGATATCGTTATCAAGACCATAAAAACCGGTAAGCCGCAAGTGATCCTGCCATGCTATGGAGATCGGGTTTTCGGGCAGACACATGATCACGAAATGGCCTTTACCATTCCTTTTTCCATGGCAGATGAATTTGCTGAGGGATTAAAGCAGACCCACAAAGGCGGTGTGCGCTACCCAGTCCCAACCTACCTTCAGTATGAGGCAAAATATCCGGACACGTATGAGAAGCTGAACGAGATGTTCGACAGCCTCCCATGA